One window of the Capnocytophaga haemolytica genome contains the following:
- a CDS encoding DNA gyrase/topoisomerase IV subunit A — MEENTTQEAPSQGDKIIKVTGMYQDWFLDYASYVILERAVPAIEDGFKPVQRRIMHALKELDDGRYNKVANVVGHTMQYHPHGDASIGDAIVQLGQKELLIDTQGNWGNILTGDDAAAPRYIEARLSKFALDVVYSPKVTEWQASYDGRKKEPIHLPVKFPLLLAQGTEGIAVGLSTKILPHNFVELIDASIAYLKGKPFELYPDFPTGGIMDVSAYNDGARGGRVRVRAKITQVDKATLCITEIPFSTTTDKLQENIVKASEKGKIKIKKVEDNTAKDVAIMVHLPNGISPDKTIDALYAFTDCEISISPIGCVIEDNKPHFLGVSEMLRRSTDSTVEILKEELEVALKELETQWHLASLEKIFIREEMYIDFKNYSDRESLYQYLYKRFEPFKKDLLRAIVDDDLQRLTQIPMIRITRFDSFKADENIAKIEADIEEVKNHLAHLVDYAIAHFERLKKTYAKGKERRTEIRTFDTIEATKVVVRNMKLYVNREEGFVGTGLKKDEYIGDCSDIDDVIVFTESGAMYVAKVSEKQYFEKGIIHAAVFKRDDKRTIYNMIYKDGTTGFSYIKRFNVTGITRDKQYSLIPAHKDSRVLYFTANPNGEAEVVTVNLRQAGSIRKLKWDIDFADTLIKGRAVKGNLVSKFAIKRIELKEKGVSTLKPRKIWFDDIVKRLNTDERGRLLGAFKGDDRMLLITKEGQLKTIIPELSLHFENNILVMEKWVPEKPISVIYYDGEKERVFVKRFVVENENREETIISEHPKSQLLFVSTEWRPMAQVVFTKEKGKDKEPLTVNLEEFIAVKGIKALGNQLTTDKVKEVKHLEPLPYEEPVEEELPVEAFGDEEMTTPEEPTTDGTQTELTFGEE, encoded by the coding sequence ATGGAAGAAAATACAACGCAAGAAGCACCATCACAGGGTGATAAGATTATCAAAGTAACGGGGATGTACCAAGATTGGTTCCTCGACTATGCCTCGTATGTGATTTTGGAGCGCGCCGTACCAGCGATTGAGGACGGCTTTAAGCCCGTACAACGCCGCATTATGCACGCCTTAAAAGAGCTAGACGATGGGCGCTACAACAAGGTGGCGAACGTGGTGGGACATACGATGCAGTACCACCCGCACGGCGATGCGAGTATTGGCGATGCCATCGTGCAGTTGGGGCAAAAGGAGCTGCTGATCGATACGCAGGGAAACTGGGGGAATATCCTCACCGGTGATGATGCTGCGGCACCGCGCTACATCGAGGCGCGGCTCTCGAAGTTTGCCTTGGATGTGGTCTACAGCCCCAAGGTTACTGAGTGGCAGGCAAGCTACGACGGGCGCAAGAAAGAGCCAATACACTTACCTGTGAAGTTCCCTTTGCTGTTGGCTCAAGGTACGGAGGGGATTGCCGTGGGGCTTTCAACCAAGATATTGCCACACAACTTTGTGGAGCTGATCGATGCTTCTATTGCCTATCTCAAAGGGAAACCTTTTGAGCTCTATCCCGATTTCCCAACAGGGGGCATTATGGACGTAAGTGCTTATAACGATGGGGCGCGCGGCGGGCGTGTGCGTGTGCGGGCGAAGATTACCCAAGTGGATAAGGCGACGCTCTGCATTACGGAAATCCCGTTTTCCACCACTACGGATAAGCTGCAAGAGAATATCGTAAAGGCAAGCGAGAAAGGCAAAATCAAGATAAAGAAGGTAGAGGACAATACGGCTAAGGACGTGGCGATAATGGTGCACTTGCCCAATGGCATCTCACCCGATAAGACGATTGATGCGCTCTATGCCTTTACCGATTGTGAGATTTCTATATCGCCGATTGGCTGCGTGATTGAGGACAATAAGCCGCATTTCTTGGGCGTCTCGGAGATGCTGCGCCGCAGTACCGATAGTACGGTTGAGATCCTCAAAGAGGAGTTGGAGGTAGCCCTGAAAGAATTGGAAACCCAGTGGCACTTGGCATCGTTAGAGAAGATATTCATCCGCGAGGAGATGTATATTGACTTTAAGAATTACTCCGACCGAGAGAGCCTCTATCAATACCTCTACAAGCGTTTTGAACCTTTTAAGAAAGACCTCTTGCGCGCAATCGTAGATGATGACCTCCAACGGCTCACGCAGATACCGATGATACGCATTACGCGCTTCGACTCCTTCAAAGCAGATGAGAATATTGCGAAGATCGAGGCGGATATTGAGGAGGTAAAGAACCACCTCGCACACCTTGTGGACTATGCTATTGCTCACTTCGAACGACTGAAAAAGACTTATGCTAAAGGTAAGGAACGCCGCACGGAGATCCGTACCTTTGACACCATTGAGGCTACCAAAGTGGTGGTGCGCAATATGAAGCTATACGTAAACCGCGAAGAGGGCTTTGTGGGTACAGGCTTAAAGAAGGATGAATACATAGGTGACTGCAGTGATATTGACGATGTGATTGTATTCACCGAGAGCGGTGCGATGTACGTGGCGAAGGTCAGCGAGAAGCAATACTTTGAGAAAGGCATTATCCACGCAGCAGTATTCAAGAGGGATGACAAGCGCACGATCTACAATATGATTTACAAGGACGGCACTACGGGCTTCTCGTATATCAAGCGATTTAACGTTACGGGCATTACGCGCGATAAGCAGTACAGCCTTATCCCAGCACATAAGGATTCGCGGGTGCTGTACTTTACGGCTAATCCGAATGGAGAGGCTGAGGTGGTAACGGTCAATCTGCGGCAGGCAGGCAGTATCCGCAAGCTCAAATGGGATATTGACTTTGCCGATACGCTCATCAAAGGGCGTGCAGTGAAGGGCAACTTGGTATCGAAGTTTGCTATCAAGCGCATAGAGCTCAAGGAGAAGGGTGTTTCCACACTCAAGCCGCGCAAGATATGGTTTGACGATATTGTCAAGAGGCTCAATACCGACGAACGCGGTAGGCTTTTGGGAGCTTTCAAAGGCGACGACCGTATGCTGCTTATCACCAAAGAAGGGCAACTAAAGACCATCATCCCTGAGCTGAGTTTGCACTTTGAGAATAATATCCTTGTAATGGAGAAATGGGTACCTGAGAAGCCTATTTCGGTGATCTACTACGATGGGGAGAAGGAGCGTGTGTTTGTGAAGCGCTTTGTGGTGGAGAATGAAAACCGCGAGGAGACGATCATCAGTGAGCACCCTAAGTCGCAGTTGTTGTTTGTCTCTACCGAGTGGCGACCTATGGCACAAGTGGTTTTCACCAAAGAAAAGGGCAAGGACAAAGAGCCGCTAACAGTCAATCTTGAGGAGTTTATTGCAGTGAAAGGTATTAAGGCATTAGGCAATCAGCTTACCACTGACAAGGTGAAGGAAGTAAAGCACTTAGAGCCGCTGCCTTATGAAGAGCCTGTAGAGGAGGAGCTTCCTGTTGAGGCATTTGGAGATGAGGAGATGACCACCCCTGAAGAGCCTACTACGGATGGCACGCAAACAGAGCTGACCTTTGGTGAAGAGTAG
- a CDS encoding DUF6377 domain-containing protein codes for MRNYTFFLISLLTLGLWAQQPKDSVLALLNKTIAQSPEYIQQKERKIAALKLQLRKASTQEAHYRLNKALYEEYYKFKADSAVAYLIRNRQIAQQLGDTARQDEVHILLSRLYSMKGMYVESLELLKSTKKQRLSREALCDYYDSYYAFYSHYGQSANNTHYFTISNYYRDSLLTYLDSQSLPYKIDSSIKAFYDGKSEAEQRFLSLLKETPDSDPKRAIIAYFLGLINKDKGNADLQEYYFAVSAIADIRNTNKDNASLQSLALTYYEKGDIDKAYRFIQMAIDDAVFCNVRHRAEEGASFYTIINAAYQQKEMHQKRVLQGYLLLISVLSLALIVALLFVFKQVKRLTKARRELSYSNEQLAVLNSELSQMNHDLQEANLIKEEYIAHFFNLCSAYIDKIENYRKLLYKKAAKKQYEDITKLLKSNTIVEEELEALYKNFDTIFLNIYPHFVERFNALLLDEEQIHPKKGELLNTELRIFALIRLGITDSNKIAEFLRYSLRTVYNYRTKVRNKAKGERDAFEEEVKKIRA; via the coding sequence ATGAGAAACTATACATTCTTTTTAATCAGCTTATTAACATTGGGACTTTGGGCACAGCAGCCTAAAGACTCAGTGCTGGCGTTACTGAACAAGACCATAGCACAATCGCCTGAGTATATACAGCAAAAGGAGCGCAAGATAGCTGCTCTTAAGCTGCAATTGCGCAAAGCCAGCACTCAAGAGGCGCACTATAGGCTCAACAAAGCTTTATATGAAGAGTACTACAAGTTTAAAGCTGACTCAGCGGTGGCGTATCTCATTAGGAATAGACAGATAGCGCAGCAGTTGGGAGATACAGCACGACAGGATGAGGTGCACATACTTCTCTCGCGGCTTTACTCGATGAAAGGGATGTACGTCGAATCATTGGAGTTGCTCAAAAGTACTAAGAAACAACGTCTCTCACGCGAGGCACTCTGTGACTACTATGATTCTTATTATGCTTTTTATAGTCATTACGGACAAAGTGCGAATAACACTCACTACTTTACCATCTCTAATTACTACCGCGACTCGTTGCTTACCTACTTGGATAGCCAGTCGCTGCCATATAAGATCGATAGTAGCATTAAAGCCTTTTATGATGGGAAAAGTGAGGCAGAACAAAGGTTCCTTTCGCTACTGAAAGAAACTCCCGATAGCGACCCTAAGCGTGCTATCATCGCTTACTTCTTAGGACTTATCAACAAGGATAAAGGCAATGCCGACTTACAGGAGTATTACTTTGCTGTCTCTGCTATTGCCGACATACGCAACACGAATAAAGACAACGCCTCGCTGCAAAGTCTCGCGCTGACCTATTATGAGAAGGGCGATATTGACAAGGCTTACCGCTTTATCCAAATGGCTATTGACGATGCTGTTTTCTGCAATGTGCGCCACAGAGCCGAAGAAGGAGCCTCGTTCTACACGATTATCAATGCGGCTTATCAGCAGAAGGAAATGCACCAAAAGCGGGTGTTGCAGGGCTATCTACTCCTTATCAGCGTGCTATCGCTGGCGCTGATCGTTGCACTGTTATTCGTATTCAAGCAAGTAAAACGGCTTACCAAAGCACGTCGTGAGCTGAGTTATAGCAACGAACAGCTGGCAGTATTAAACAGCGAACTCTCGCAGATGAATCACGACTTGCAGGAAGCAAACTTGATTAAGGAGGAATACATTGCGCACTTCTTCAACCTGTGTTCGGCTTATATTGATAAGATAGAGAACTACCGCAAGCTCCTTTACAAAAAAGCTGCTAAAAAGCAGTATGAAGATATCACAAAGCTACTGAAATCCAACACCATAGTAGAGGAAGAACTCGAGGCACTGTACAAGAATTTCGATACGATCTTCCTAAATATTTATCCGCACTTTGTGGAGCGTTTCAACGCCCTACTCCTTGACGAGGAACAGATACACCCTAAGAAGGGGGAACTGCTCAACACCGAGCTGCGCATCTTCGCGCTCATACGTCTGGGGATCACTGATAGCAACAAGATAGCCGAATTCTTGCGCTACTCGTTGCGAACCGTCTACAACTACCGCACCAAGGTGCGCAATAAAGCCAAGGGTGAGCGTGATGCCTTTGAGGAGGAAGTAAAGAAGATCAGAGCTTGA
- a CDS encoding SusC/RagA family TonB-linked outer membrane protein — translation MKVCKEQIVMVCALFLAFIGFAQGQNFQQVKGSVTDAQGAPLPGVSVLLKGTTKGVATDFDGNFSLNDVPRGGMLEFSSVGYKTVDVKVTSATVRVKLQEATQDLDEVVLVGYGTQKKGDVTTAITAVKTKDLDQRPVTSAAQAIQGRAAGIQVVQPSGAPGAGLAVRIRGNTSISASNDPLYVVDGVPVQDISGIAPTDIENMQVLKDASSAAIYGSRAANGVVLITTKQGRRNEPKVSVSTYIGMSQIAKKINSLNTEQYRELMKDNGAVAESNLAGLTDQTDWYKETFRTSFNRNEQISVSNASENTKYYLSAGHTKDDGIVRSSFFERYNVRLNLEAKMRKWLTFETNLSYADYSSNNIITGNGANRAGVVLSVINTPRYAPIWSSKAGEEGQYYNDFKGVNITHPVENISRKAEDLSKNNRFVGSGSAIIQLLEGLKYKSTFAIDRLTHHETNWLDPKLTSYGRQQHGTAADIRDTHTLLTFDNILTYDKTLGKHNLSLLAGTSYTDYKMDENKMYASHFLNADIRTLNAGNKIDPKGSFTQAQEWAMMSYLARVSYNYDSRYLLTANFRADGSSKLAPGKRWGYFPSVSAGWRISQEEFLKDVDWLSELKLRGGWGQTGNQAGISSYAYLQRYSITRQNWWESGKGDAMITLAPNSFSNPNLTWETTTQTNFGIDLGLFQNRLNLAVDAYLKKTTDLLLEVDLPATSPIRKIYRNEGEMTNKGLEVNIDSRNLTGEFTWNTNFNISFNKNELTKLTLQKIYDGALINNVTSENVVRLTEGQPLGKFWGLISDGVDPQTGDIKYRDLNGDGKINSSDKTYIGDPNPDFTFGFTNDFSYKNFTLSVFFQGSYGNDIYNASRIETEGMYDGKNQSIDVLNRWRKAGDVTDIPRAVRGTDNIKASSRWVEDGSYVRLKTLTLAYSVPTDALQKYGIHKVQPYFTAQNLWTLTSYKGFDPEVNENLSGSFLGIDYGTYPQTKTFIFGLNIEF, via the coding sequence ATGAAAGTATGTAAGGAACAAATTGTGATGGTATGTGCCTTATTCCTAGCTTTTATTGGTTTTGCCCAAGGGCAGAACTTTCAGCAGGTAAAAGGCTCGGTTACCGATGCACAGGGGGCACCGCTACCAGGTGTTTCGGTGCTACTAAAGGGTACTACTAAGGGAGTTGCTACGGATTTTGATGGTAACTTTTCTTTGAATGATGTGCCTCGTGGTGGGATGCTTGAGTTCTCATCGGTGGGGTATAAGACGGTGGATGTAAAGGTGACTTCAGCCACTGTGCGGGTAAAGCTTCAAGAAGCTACTCAAGACCTCGATGAGGTAGTGCTCGTGGGCTATGGCACTCAGAAGAAAGGCGACGTTACTACGGCTATCACTGCGGTGAAGACCAAGGACCTCGACCAGCGCCCCGTTACCTCAGCGGCACAGGCAATACAAGGGCGTGCAGCGGGGATCCAAGTGGTGCAGCCCAGTGGGGCACCAGGGGCGGGCTTAGCGGTGCGTATCCGTGGGAATACTTCTATCAGCGCATCGAACGACCCGCTTTATGTAGTCGATGGGGTGCCTGTGCAGGATATCAGTGGTATTGCCCCTACCGATATCGAAAATATGCAGGTGCTTAAGGATGCTTCTTCAGCAGCGATCTACGGTTCGCGAGCTGCCAACGGGGTGGTGCTGATCACTACTAAGCAAGGGCGCCGCAATGAGCCTAAGGTATCGGTGAGCACCTATATAGGGATGTCGCAGATTGCCAAGAAGATCAACTCGCTCAATACGGAGCAGTACCGCGAGCTGATGAAGGACAACGGTGCTGTTGCAGAATCGAACTTGGCAGGGCTTACTGACCAGACTGACTGGTATAAGGAAACTTTCCGCACCAGCTTTAACCGCAATGAGCAGATATCGGTATCGAATGCCTCTGAAAATACGAAGTATTACCTCTCAGCAGGGCATACGAAGGACGATGGAATCGTTCGCAGTTCGTTCTTTGAGCGTTACAATGTGCGCTTGAACTTAGAGGCTAAGATGCGCAAGTGGCTTACCTTTGAAACGAACTTATCTTATGCTGACTATTCCTCGAACAACATTATCACTGGGAATGGTGCCAACCGTGCGGGGGTGGTGCTCTCGGTGATTAATACGCCTCGATATGCGCCTATTTGGAGTAGCAAAGCAGGAGAGGAAGGGCAGTATTACAATGACTTTAAAGGGGTGAATATTACGCATCCTGTAGAAAATATCTCGCGCAAGGCAGAAGATCTCTCAAAGAATAATCGATTTGTGGGGAGTGGCTCGGCAATCATTCAGCTGTTGGAAGGCTTAAAGTATAAATCGACCTTTGCGATAGACCGCCTTACACATCACGAGACAAATTGGCTCGACCCTAAGCTCACCTCTTATGGTCGCCAGCAACACGGTACGGCTGCGGATATCAGAGATACACATACCTTGCTTACCTTTGATAATATCCTGACGTATGATAAAACACTTGGCAAGCATAACCTTTCGCTCTTGGCGGGTACTTCATACACCGATTACAAAATGGACGAGAACAAAATGTATGCTTCTCATTTTCTCAATGCAGATATTAGAACGCTCAATGCAGGCAATAAGATAGACCCTAAGGGTAGCTTTACGCAGGCACAAGAGTGGGCGATGATGTCGTATTTGGCACGTGTGTCGTACAACTATGATAGTCGCTATTTGCTTACAGCTAACTTCCGTGCGGATGGTTCTTCTAAGTTAGCCCCAGGGAAGCGTTGGGGATACTTTCCTTCGGTATCAGCAGGATGGCGTATCTCACAAGAGGAATTCTTAAAGGATGTTGATTGGCTTAGTGAACTCAAGCTCCGTGGAGGTTGGGGGCAGACGGGTAACCAAGCAGGGATTTCCTCCTATGCCTACCTGCAGCGCTATAGTATTACGCGCCAGAACTGGTGGGAATCAGGCAAGGGAGATGCTATGATAACATTGGCGCCTAATTCCTTCTCTAATCCGAACCTTACGTGGGAGACTACTACACAGACGAACTTCGGTATAGATTTGGGGTTGTTCCAGAACAGATTGAATTTAGCCGTTGATGCTTATCTTAAAAAAACGACAGACCTACTTTTAGAAGTTGACCTCCCTGCGACATCCCCTATTAGGAAGATTTACCGCAACGAAGGGGAAATGACCAATAAAGGGCTTGAGGTTAATATTGATAGCCGTAACCTTACAGGCGAGTTTACTTGGAATACTAATTTCAACATCTCGTTTAACAAGAATGAGCTCACTAAGCTTACGCTCCAAAAAATCTATGATGGGGCGCTGATCAACAATGTGACCTCTGAAAATGTGGTACGCCTTACCGAAGGACAACCATTGGGTAAGTTCTGGGGCTTGATAAGTGATGGAGTAGACCCTCAGACAGGGGATATCAAATACCGCGACCTAAACGGCGACGGCAAGATTAACTCATCAGACAAGACCTACATTGGTGATCCGAACCCTGATTTCACCTTTGGCTTTACCAATGATTTCAGTTATAAGAACTTTACCCTAAGCGTATTCTTCCAAGGTTCGTATGGCAATGATATTTACAACGCTTCACGTATTGAGACCGAAGGGATGTACGACGGTAAGAATCAATCAATTGATGTGCTAAACCGTTGGCGTAAGGCAGGCGATGTGACTGATATACCACGCGCCGTTCGTGGTACAGATAACATCAAAGCCTCTTCTCGTTGGGTGGAGGACGGATCGTATGTGAGGCTCAAAACCTTGACACTTGCCTACAGTGTTCCTACTGACGCACTCCAGAAGTATGGAATACACAAGGTACAGCCTTACTTTACCGCTCAAAACCTATGGACACTTACTTCCTATAAAGGTTTTGACCCAGAAGTAAATGAAAATCTATCAGGGTCATTCCTTGGTATCGACTATGGAACTTACCCTCAAACAAAAACTTTTATATTTGGCTTGAATATAGAGTTCTAA
- a CDS encoding RagB/SusD family nutrient uptake outer membrane protein: MKRFIYISTILISLTACSLDKDPISEFNEKNMQNSGSSTKIDTKEQMKSQYEAIYTFMRGAGQEFWMLDYMVNTETRSDNAYAGAADVELTQVEQCNPDPINKNITRDWPKYLEGVTIADRVISNIDKVPDGSLTQAERRQWKAEARILKAWMLFDMVRFWGGLPLPPEDLPEITSENIEDLYQRFYVERSSVEDVYKLIISNLEEAVADAPQVQSGNKFILSKAVAQSLLAKVYAEKPMRDYNKTIQYCNDVINSGFTLVADYRDLFAVNDTKSDAKLRNSTESIFEITYSTGGRNWLAGLFGIDLINSNSRNNWRKWCTPSRDLAAAFDAEGDAIRKEASIVYDPVSWSFYYPSDKYAFLYKIRSGANSVIKLRLADILLLKAEAHAALGQVQEAATLVNQVRTRVKLAPIATTLSQEAMKEAVLKERRLELAFEGHRWFDLVRNDAAISTMNTLNNRDSSRLKQMYPLNEQTILYPVPQVERNKNIKLTQNPGY, encoded by the coding sequence ATGAAAAGATTCATATACATATCAACAATACTTATAAGTCTGACTGCGTGTAGTTTAGATAAAGATCCTATCTCTGAATTTAACGAAAAGAATATGCAGAATAGTGGTTCATCTACAAAGATAGACACCAAGGAACAGATGAAATCCCAATACGAAGCTATCTATACCTTTATGAGAGGTGCTGGGCAAGAGTTTTGGATGCTCGACTATATGGTAAATACGGAAACACGTTCGGATAATGCTTACGCAGGTGCTGCCGATGTCGAGCTTACACAAGTAGAGCAATGCAACCCTGACCCCATCAACAAGAATATCACACGCGATTGGCCTAAATATCTCGAAGGCGTGACTATTGCCGACCGTGTGATATCAAATATTGACAAAGTGCCCGATGGTTCGCTTACTCAGGCTGAACGCCGTCAGTGGAAAGCCGAAGCGCGTATACTTAAGGCGTGGATGCTTTTTGATATGGTGCGATTTTGGGGAGGTTTGCCACTGCCACCTGAGGATCTTCCTGAGATTACCTCAGAAAACATTGAAGATCTTTACCAGCGTTTCTATGTGGAGAGAAGTTCAGTAGAAGATGTTTACAAGCTAATCATCAGTAACTTAGAAGAAGCTGTTGCAGATGCCCCACAAGTGCAATCGGGAAATAAATTTATACTTTCGAAAGCTGTGGCACAATCTTTGCTAGCAAAAGTATACGCCGAGAAGCCTATGCGCGATTACAATAAGACAATTCAATATTGTAACGACGTTATAAACTCAGGGTTTACCTTAGTTGCCGACTATCGTGATCTCTTTGCAGTGAACGATACCAAGTCTGACGCTAAGCTAAGAAACTCTACAGAATCAATTTTCGAGATTACCTATTCGACAGGTGGACGAAACTGGTTAGCGGGGCTTTTTGGTATTGATTTAATCAACAGTAATAGCCGAAATAACTGGAGAAAGTGGTGTACACCTTCTCGTGATTTAGCAGCGGCATTTGATGCTGAGGGCGATGCTATCCGTAAAGAAGCCTCAATTGTATATGACCCTGTTTCGTGGTCGTTTTACTACCCGTCGGATAAATATGCCTTCCTTTACAAAATCCGTTCAGGAGCCAATAGCGTGATTAAGCTACGCTTAGCTGATATTCTCCTGTTGAAGGCAGAAGCTCACGCAGCCTTAGGTCAAGTGCAAGAAGCAGCGACACTAGTTAACCAAGTGCGCACTCGGGTAAAACTCGCACCGATAGCAACTACGCTTTCACAAGAGGCTATGAAAGAAGCCGTGCTGAAAGAACGACGCCTCGAGCTTGCCTTTGAAGGACACCGTTGGTTTGATTTGGTACGTAATGATGCCGCTATTTCAACAATGAACACACTTAATAACCGCGATAGTAGCCGTCTTAAGCAGATGTATCCGCTTAACGAGCAAACCATCCTCTATCCTGTGCCACAGGTAGAACGAAATAAGAATATCAAACTTACTCAAAACCCAGGTTATTAA
- a CDS encoding glycoside hydrolase family 30 protein has protein sequence MTRIFSSFLIVGLFWAAALSCTAQRQTEYKTVKILTTTGDRSQELVESTAGLLPAASYDRASIVISPSQRYQTVYGFGAALTGSTCYNLMQMTPENRRAFLTQTFSPSQGLGSSYVRISIGCSDFSLSEYTLCDKEGIENFALTDEEKNYIIPILKEVLTINPQLKIIGSPWTAPRWMKVNSLSDLTTHNQWTSGQLNPKFYSDYAEYFAKWIEAMRDNGIAITALTIQNEPLNRGNSASMYMGWEEQRDFIKQALGKTLQQHNLATKVYLFDHNYNYDGIESQKNYPTRILEDAEAAKYVAGSAFHNYGGSADEITRVKNAFPDKEVIFTETSIGTWNDGRNLSRRLTEDMEELGLRTLQNGCSAVLVWNLMLDEKGAPNREGGCKTCFGAVDIASNGYTQITRNSHYFVIGHLSAVIKPEAVRIGVKYQNMPTVQCLAFENPDKSIGVVLINKEKESHTLTLQVGNSKTTQTIPANAVVSLLIR, from the coding sequence ATGACACGAATATTTTCATCTTTTCTAATAGTAGGTTTGTTTTGGGCAGCTGCTCTGTCTTGCACTGCCCAAAGACAAACCGAATACAAGACTGTTAAAATCCTCACCACTACTGGCGATCGCAGTCAGGAGCTCGTCGAGTCCACAGCAGGGCTATTACCTGCCGCATCTTACGACCGTGCTTCTATCGTCATTTCACCTTCACAACGGTATCAGACTGTTTATGGTTTTGGGGCAGCACTCACAGGCTCAACTTGCTACAACTTAATGCAGATGACTCCCGAAAATCGCAGAGCTTTCCTTACCCAAACTTTCTCTCCATCGCAAGGGCTGGGAAGTAGCTATGTGCGCATCTCCATTGGTTGCTCGGATTTTTCACTTAGCGAATACACACTTTGCGATAAAGAAGGCATTGAGAACTTTGCCCTTACCGACGAAGAGAAGAATTACATCATTCCCATACTTAAAGAGGTGTTAACTATCAATCCACAGTTGAAAATCATAGGTTCGCCGTGGACAGCTCCCCGTTGGATGAAGGTGAACTCACTTTCCGACCTTACAACTCATAATCAATGGACAAGTGGGCAGCTTAACCCCAAGTTTTACTCCGATTACGCTGAATATTTTGCAAAATGGATTGAAGCAATGCGCGATAATGGCATCGCGATCACAGCTTTGACTATCCAAAACGAACCGCTCAACCGCGGGAACTCAGCTTCGATGTATATGGGTTGGGAAGAGCAGCGCGATTTCATAAAGCAAGCCCTCGGCAAAACCCTTCAGCAGCACAATTTGGCAACTAAGGTGTATTTGTTCGACCATAATTACAATTATGACGGGATTGAAAGCCAGAAAAATTACCCAACACGCATATTGGAGGACGCTGAGGCTGCTAAATACGTTGCGGGTTCGGCATTTCACAATTACGGAGGTAGCGCAGACGAGATTACACGCGTGAAAAACGCATTTCCCGATAAGGAAGTCATCTTTACAGAAACCTCGATCGGAACTTGGAATGATGGCAGAAACCTCTCACGCCGATTGACCGAAGATATGGAGGAATTAGGCTTGCGTACGTTGCAAAATGGATGTAGTGCGGTGCTGGTATGGAACCTGATGCTCGACGAGAAAGGAGCTCCGAACCGCGAAGGTGGCTGCAAAACCTGCTTTGGCGCGGTTGATATTGCCTCAAATGGTTATACACAGATCACGCGCAACTCTCATTACTTCGTTATCGGGCATCTTTCGGCGGTGATAAAGCCTGAGGCTGTGCGCATCGGTGTGAAGTACCAAAATATGCCGACTGTACAGTGTTTAGCTTTTGAAAACCCCGACAAATCAATAGGTGTGGTGCTCATCAACAAGGAAAAAGAGTCGCATACACTTACTTTGCAGGTCGGAAATAGCAAAACTACGCAAACGATACCCGCTAACGCAGTCGTATCTTTGTTGATACGGTAG
- a CDS encoding GDSL-type esterase/lipase family protein — translation MKKLYVLVAALFSASAWSQTITIDTVIPFRQTDETEWIKRYQKDIDAYKKENKRLKDKQCDALFLGSSSINMWNTIYEDFAPLKVIRRSYGGATLRDMIYNYKVIAHGYQPRNIVLYVENDLGQHKEGVNAVKCFDLFRIFIGKLKKDYPQVPLYVVSLKPSKHKEDQLKDQLLVNSLLEENAAEAGYTYIDITKVMYDSDGKLRTDLFLEDNLHMNREGYILWTKIIKPYLTK, via the coding sequence ATGAAAAAATTATATGTATTAGTAGCAGCGCTCTTTTCTGCGTCTGCGTGGTCACAAACCATTACGATCGATACGGTGATTCCGTTTCGCCAAACTGATGAAACTGAGTGGATCAAGCGATATCAAAAGGATATAGATGCTTACAAGAAGGAAAATAAGCGACTTAAGGATAAACAATGTGATGCACTTTTCCTCGGAAGCTCGTCTATAAATATGTGGAATACAATTTACGAGGATTTTGCGCCACTTAAGGTTATCCGACGTTCCTACGGGGGTGCAACACTGCGAGATATGATCTATAATTATAAGGTGATCGCTCACGGATACCAACCTCGCAATATCGTGCTTTACGTCGAGAACGATTTAGGGCAGCACAAGGAGGGCGTAAACGCGGTCAAGTGCTTTGATCTATTCCGCATATTCATCGGAAAACTGAAAAAGGATTATCCTCAGGTGCCTTTGTATGTCGTATCCCTCAAACCTTCCAAACATAAGGAAGATCAGCTAAAAGATCAACTTTTAGTCAACAGTTTATTGGAAGAAAACGCTGCTGAAGCTGGTTACACCTATATTGATATCACAAAAGTGATGTACGATAGCGATGGAAAACTGCGAACTGATCTATTTTTAGAGGATAATCTTCATATGAATCGAGAAGGTTATATACTTTGGACTAAAATTATCAAACCGTATCTCACAAAATAA